The following are from one region of the Equus przewalskii isolate Varuska chromosome 21, EquPr2, whole genome shotgun sequence genome:
- the TCFL5 gene encoding transcription factor-like 5 protein isoform X2 yields MSGPGPREPPQAGGPAGPEGADAALGEAGLSFTTTDLSLVEMTEIEYTQLQHILYSHMEAAAADGELETRLNSAFLAAAAAPGAAAGGFAAAGGAAAAAAGGGGAPPVYPVLCPPALADGGFAGANPCLGHIDFQELRMMLLSEAGAPPAAAAAAEKTPGADGPPGAPRPKAPDGAGKEKAAAGEGAPEARAKSAVRVRLEDRFNSIPAEPPPAPRGAESPEPGVALNNLVTLIRHPSELMNVPLHQQQNKCTTLVKNKTAAATAALQFTYPLFPTNTCSTGASANLSQAQSSGNSCSILETAKHQDIGLPRAFSFCYQQEIESTKQTLGSRNKALPEQVWIKVGEALCKQAINKRNRSRVRQLDTNVERRALGEIQNVGEGSTAAQGTWQSAESAQSSLGEQSQSGPQGGRSQRRERHNRMERDRRRRIRICCDELNLLVPFCNAETDKATTLQWTTAFLKYIQERHGDSLKKEFESVFCGKTGRRLKLTRPDSLVTCPAQESLQSSPAVEMK; encoded by the exons ATGTCGGGCCCCGGGCCGCGGGAGCCGCCGCAGGCGGGCGGGCCGGCGGGCCCCGAGGGCGCGGACGCGGCGCTGGGCGAGGCGGGGCTGAGCTTCACGACCACCGACCTGAGCCTGGTGGAGATGACGGAGATCGAGTACACGCAGCTGCAGCACATCCTCTACTCGCACatggaggcggcggcggccgacGGCGAGCTCGAGACGCGCCTCAACTCGGCCTtcctggcggcggcggcggcgccgggcgCGGCGGCGGGGGGCTTCGCGGCGGCggggggcgcggcggcggcggcggcgggggggggCGGCGCGCCGCCCGTGTACCCGGTGCTGTGCCCGCCCGCGCTGGCCGACGGCGGCTTCGCGGGCGCCAACCCGTGCCTGGGCCACATCGACTTCCAGGAGCTGCGCATGATGCTGCTGAGCGAGGCGGGcgcgccccccgccgccgccgccgccgccgagaaGACGCCGGGCGCCGACGGCCCCCCGGGCGCCCCCCGGCCCAAGGCGCCCGACGGCGCGGGCAAGGAGAAGGCGGCTGCCGGGGAGGGCGCGCCCGAGGCGCGGGCCAAGTCGGCCGTGCGCGTCCGCCTGGAAGACCGCTTCAACAGCATCCCCGCCgagcccccgcccgccccgcgcggCGCCGAGTCCCCCGAGCCGGGCGTGGCGCTCAACAA TTTGGTAACTCTTATTCGACATCCATCCGAATTAATGAATGTTCCTCTTCATCAGCAACAGAACAAATGTACAAcgttagtgaaaaataaaactgctgcTGCGACGGCCGCTTTGCAGTTTACGTACCCGCTCTTTCCCACAAACACCTGCTCTACCGGTGCAAGCGCTAATCTCTCGCAAGCACAG AGTTCTGGTAACTCATGTTCTATACTTGAAACTGCCAAGCATCAGGATATTGGATTGCCTAgagcattttctttctgttatcagCAAGAAATTGAATCCACTAAACAGACTTTAGGTAGTAGAAACAAAGCTTTGCCTGAGCAGGTTTGGATTAAAGTGGGAG AAGCGCTATGTAAACAAGCAATAAATAAGAGGAATCGGAGTAGAGTCCGTCAGCTGGACACGAATGTGGAACGAAGAGCCCTTGGAGAGATCCAGAACGTGGGCGAAGGCTCCACAGCCGCACAGGGCACCTGGCAATCGGCGGAGTCCGCGCAGTCCAGCCTCGGAGAGCAGAGCCAGAGTGGGCCCCAGGGAGGACGGTCCCAGCGCAGGGAGAGGCACAACCGCATGGAGAGAGATAGAAG GCGCAGAATCCGCATTTGTTGCGACGAGCTGAATCTCTTAGTCCCGTTCTGCAATGCTGAGACTGACAAGGCGACGACTCTTCAGTGGACCACAGCGTTCCTGAAATACATTCAGGAGCGCCACGGAGATTCTCTTAAAAAG
- the TCFL5 gene encoding transcription factor-like 5 protein isoform X1 yields MSGPGPREPPQAGGPAGPEGADAALGEAGLSFTTTDLSLVEMTEIEYTQLQHILYSHMEAAAADGELETRLNSAFLAAAAAPGAAAGGFAAAGGAAAAAAGGGGAPPVYPVLCPPALADGGFAGANPCLGHIDFQELRMMLLSEAGAPPAAAAAAEKTPGADGPPGAPRPKAPDGAGKEKAAAGEGAPEARAKSAVRVRLEDRFNSIPAEPPPAPRGAESPEPGVALNNLVTLIRHPSELMNVPLHQQQNKCTTLVKNKTAAATAALQFTYPLFPTNTCSTGASANLSQAQSSGNSCSILETAKHQDIGLPRAFSFCYQQEIESTKQTLGSRNKALPEQVWIKVGEEALCKQAINKRNRSRVRQLDTNVERRALGEIQNVGEGSTAAQGTWQSAESAQSSLGEQSQSGPQGGRSQRRERHNRMERDRRRRIRICCDELNLLVPFCNAETDKATTLQWTTAFLKYIQERHGDSLKKEFESVFCGKTGRRLKLTRPDSLVTCPAQESLQSSPAVEMK; encoded by the exons ATGTCGGGCCCCGGGCCGCGGGAGCCGCCGCAGGCGGGCGGGCCGGCGGGCCCCGAGGGCGCGGACGCGGCGCTGGGCGAGGCGGGGCTGAGCTTCACGACCACCGACCTGAGCCTGGTGGAGATGACGGAGATCGAGTACACGCAGCTGCAGCACATCCTCTACTCGCACatggaggcggcggcggccgacGGCGAGCTCGAGACGCGCCTCAACTCGGCCTtcctggcggcggcggcggcgccgggcgCGGCGGCGGGGGGCTTCGCGGCGGCggggggcgcggcggcggcggcggcgggggggggCGGCGCGCCGCCCGTGTACCCGGTGCTGTGCCCGCCCGCGCTGGCCGACGGCGGCTTCGCGGGCGCCAACCCGTGCCTGGGCCACATCGACTTCCAGGAGCTGCGCATGATGCTGCTGAGCGAGGCGGGcgcgccccccgccgccgccgccgccgccgagaaGACGCCGGGCGCCGACGGCCCCCCGGGCGCCCCCCGGCCCAAGGCGCCCGACGGCGCGGGCAAGGAGAAGGCGGCTGCCGGGGAGGGCGCGCCCGAGGCGCGGGCCAAGTCGGCCGTGCGCGTCCGCCTGGAAGACCGCTTCAACAGCATCCCCGCCgagcccccgcccgccccgcgcggCGCCGAGTCCCCCGAGCCGGGCGTGGCGCTCAACAA TTTGGTAACTCTTATTCGACATCCATCCGAATTAATGAATGTTCCTCTTCATCAGCAACAGAACAAATGTACAAcgttagtgaaaaataaaactgctgcTGCGACGGCCGCTTTGCAGTTTACGTACCCGCTCTTTCCCACAAACACCTGCTCTACCGGTGCAAGCGCTAATCTCTCGCAAGCACAG AGTTCTGGTAACTCATGTTCTATACTTGAAACTGCCAAGCATCAGGATATTGGATTGCCTAgagcattttctttctgttatcagCAAGAAATTGAATCCACTAAACAGACTTTAGGTAGTAGAAACAAAGCTTTGCCTGAGCAGGTTTGGATTAAAGTGGGAG aAGAAGCGCTATGTAAACAAGCAATAAATAAGAGGAATCGGAGTAGAGTCCGTCAGCTGGACACGAATGTGGAACGAAGAGCCCTTGGAGAGATCCAGAACGTGGGCGAAGGCTCCACAGCCGCACAGGGCACCTGGCAATCGGCGGAGTCCGCGCAGTCCAGCCTCGGAGAGCAGAGCCAGAGTGGGCCCCAGGGAGGACGGTCCCAGCGCAGGGAGAGGCACAACCGCATGGAGAGAGATAGAAG GCGCAGAATCCGCATTTGTTGCGACGAGCTGAATCTCTTAGTCCCGTTCTGCAATGCTGAGACTGACAAGGCGACGACTCTTCAGTGGACCACAGCGTTCCTGAAATACATTCAGGAGCGCCACGGAGATTCTCTTAAAAAG